One genomic region from Conexibacter woesei DSM 14684 encodes:
- a CDS encoding glycoside hydrolase family 15 protein yields MSERAAPRRGRRATRPSARSKPRANASSRRRAPASSPFPPIGDYAFLSDCHTGALMAPDGTIEWLCAPRFDSPSIFGALLDRGAGGFRLGPYGTTVPGARRYEPGTNIVETTWMTQSGWVIVRDALAIGPWSDDNSAVTTRTRPPTDDDAEHMLVRTIECIQGSVQIEMVCEPMFDYAREPAEWTVVGDGYDAVDAHHHTASLRLTSDLRIGIEGNRARARHTLREGETRFVALSWGQGLRAPQDAAEATAMLERTSHFWRDWLDDGHFPDHPWRVYLQRSALVLKGLTYAPTGAMVAALTTSLPETPGGERNWDYRYTWMRDATFTLWGLHALGLDWEADDFMQFVADVPRNPDGSLQIMYGIDGEKELTERTLDHLTGYDGARPVRIGNGAFDQRQNDVYGAVLDSVYLHTKVGGRLPQRLWPVLEAQVRCAIEVWDEPDQGIWEARGEPKHYVSSKLMCWVALDRGARLAEIHGEPELAGEWQAVADQIKADILEHGVRDGVFRQHYDTDALDASTLLVPLVRFLGPEDERVERTVRAIARDLTDHGFVLRYRTEETDDGLSGEEGTFLICSFWLVAALEEIGDHRRAVTLLERLLAGASKLYLFAEELDPHSGRQLGNYPQAFTHLALINAVMHVIEGETT; encoded by the coding sequence ATGAGCGAGAGGGCCGCCCCGAGAAGAGGCCGGCGCGCGACGCGTCCGTCCGCCCGCTCCAAGCCGCGCGCGAACGCGAGCAGCCGCCGCAGAGCGCCCGCCAGCTCGCCGTTCCCGCCGATCGGCGACTACGCGTTCCTGTCCGACTGCCACACCGGCGCGCTGATGGCGCCCGACGGCACGATCGAGTGGCTGTGCGCGCCGCGCTTCGACTCGCCGAGCATCTTCGGAGCGCTGCTGGACCGCGGCGCCGGCGGCTTCCGGCTCGGCCCGTACGGCACGACCGTCCCCGGTGCGCGTCGCTACGAGCCCGGCACGAACATCGTCGAGACGACGTGGATGACCCAGTCGGGCTGGGTGATCGTGCGCGACGCGCTCGCGATCGGCCCGTGGAGCGACGACAACAGCGCGGTCACGACGCGGACGCGGCCGCCGACCGACGACGACGCCGAGCACATGCTGGTGCGGACGATCGAGTGCATCCAGGGCAGCGTGCAGATCGAGATGGTCTGCGAGCCGATGTTCGACTACGCGCGTGAGCCGGCCGAGTGGACGGTCGTCGGCGACGGCTACGACGCCGTCGACGCCCACCACCACACCGCCTCGCTGCGGCTGACGAGCGACCTGCGGATCGGGATCGAGGGCAATCGCGCTCGTGCGCGCCACACGCTGCGGGAGGGCGAGACGCGCTTCGTCGCGCTGTCGTGGGGACAGGGCCTGCGCGCGCCGCAGGACGCGGCGGAGGCGACGGCGATGCTGGAGCGCACGTCGCACTTCTGGCGCGACTGGCTCGACGACGGCCACTTCCCCGACCATCCGTGGCGCGTCTACCTGCAGCGCTCGGCGCTGGTGCTGAAGGGGCTGACGTACGCGCCGACCGGGGCGATGGTCGCCGCGCTGACGACGTCGCTGCCGGAGACGCCCGGCGGCGAGCGCAACTGGGACTACCGCTACACGTGGATGCGCGACGCGACGTTCACGCTGTGGGGGCTGCACGCGCTCGGGCTCGACTGGGAGGCGGACGACTTCATGCAGTTCGTCGCCGACGTGCCGCGCAACCCGGACGGCTCGCTGCAGATCATGTACGGCATCGACGGCGAGAAGGAGCTGACCGAGCGGACGCTCGACCACCTCACCGGCTACGACGGCGCGCGGCCGGTGCGGATCGGCAACGGCGCCTTCGACCAGCGCCAGAACGACGTCTACGGCGCGGTGCTCGACTCGGTCTACCTGCACACGAAGGTCGGCGGCCGGCTGCCGCAGCGGCTGTGGCCGGTGCTCGAGGCGCAGGTTCGCTGCGCGATCGAGGTCTGGGACGAGCCCGACCAGGGGATCTGGGAGGCGCGCGGCGAGCCGAAGCACTATGTCTCCTCGAAGCTGATGTGCTGGGTCGCGCTCGACCGCGGCGCGCGGCTGGCGGAGATCCACGGCGAGCCGGAGCTGGCGGGCGAGTGGCAGGCGGTCGCCGACCAGATCAAGGCGGACATCCTCGAGCACGGCGTCCGCGACGGCGTCTTCCGCCAGCACTACGACACCGACGCGCTCGACGCCTCGACGCTGCTGGTCCCGCTCGTGCGCTTCCTCGGTCCCGAGGACGAGCGCGTCGAGAGAACCGTGCGCGCGATCGCGCGCGACCTGACCGACCACGGCTTCGTGCTGCGCTACCGCACCGAGGAGACCGACGACGGCCTCTCAGGCGAGGAGGGGACGTTCCTGATTTGCTCGTTCTGGCTCGTCGCGGCGCTGGAGGAGATAGGCGACCATCGCCGCGCGGTGACGCTGCTGGAGCGGCTGCTGGCGGGCGCCTCGAAGCTCTACCTGTTCGCGGAGGAGCTGGACCCGCACAGTGGGCGGCAGCTCGGCAACTACCCGCAGGCGTTCACGCACCTCGCGCTGATCAACGCCGTGATGCACGTGATCGAGGGGGAGACGACCTAG
- a CDS encoding aldo/keto reductase: MAHPTRTALGTWSGGRFMHFGEPLDDERLIALLRPDPIGRPGAGIHTVLTADTYGSGDADRMVAQALQGIDRDDYVLVGAVGHDFYDGEREGAKGFPRFTDPRLRGPDDYASYLRRATEASLERCGVDRFDLLLLHNPDRTGYTSEVVWDGMAALRDAGLTDLIGVAPGPANGFTLDVIDCFERFGDRIDWAMVILNPLEPWPGELVLPAAVRHDVQLITRVVDYGGLFGGDLRDPGTLGARDHRKFRPAGWVERGLERIARMEAIADRHGLTPLQLACQWNLAHAPVRCVVPTLVQEAGPDAKPVEDKRAELAALPAELLLSAAEVDELRAIGDNTGTMALKGAAVDHEGEAKPDRWKIDAPLSELAARWAIDPARDLAQRA; this comes from the coding sequence ATGGCCCATCCGACTCGCACCGCGCTCGGCACCTGGAGCGGCGGCCGCTTCATGCACTTCGGCGAGCCGCTCGACGACGAGCGCCTCATCGCGCTGCTGCGCCCGGACCCGATCGGCAGACCCGGCGCGGGGATCCACACGGTCCTGACGGCCGACACGTACGGCAGCGGCGACGCCGACCGCATGGTCGCGCAGGCGCTTCAGGGGATCGACCGCGACGACTACGTGCTCGTCGGCGCCGTCGGCCACGACTTCTACGACGGCGAGCGCGAGGGCGCGAAGGGCTTCCCGCGCTTCACCGACCCGCGCCTGCGCGGCCCCGACGACTACGCGTCGTACCTGCGCCGCGCGACGGAGGCGTCGCTGGAGCGCTGCGGCGTCGACCGCTTCGACCTGCTGCTGCTGCACAACCCCGACCGCACCGGCTATACGAGCGAGGTCGTGTGGGACGGGATGGCGGCGCTGCGCGACGCCGGTCTGACCGACCTGATCGGCGTCGCCCCCGGCCCGGCGAACGGCTTCACGCTCGACGTGATCGACTGCTTCGAGCGTTTCGGCGACCGGATCGACTGGGCGATGGTGATCCTCAATCCGCTCGAACCGTGGCCCGGCGAGCTGGTGCTGCCGGCGGCGGTCAGACACGACGTGCAGCTGATCACGCGCGTGGTCGACTACGGCGGGCTGTTCGGCGGCGACCTGCGCGACCCCGGCACGCTCGGCGCGCGCGACCACCGCAAGTTCCGCCCGGCCGGCTGGGTCGAGCGCGGGCTGGAGCGGATCGCACGGATGGAGGCGATCGCCGACCGCCACGGGCTCACGCCGCTCCAGCTCGCCTGCCAGTGGAACCTCGCGCACGCACCGGTCCGCTGCGTCGTCCCGACGCTGGTGCAGGAGGCCGGGCCGGACGCGAAGCCGGTCGAGGACAAGCGTGCCGAGCTGGCCGCGCTGCCGGCCGAGCTGCTGCTGAGCGCCGCCGAGGTCGACGAGCTGCGCGCGATCGGCGACAACACGGGCACGATGGCGCTGAAGGGCGCCGCCGTCGACCACGAGGGCGAGGCGAAGCCCGACCGCTGGAAGATCGACGCGCCGCTGAGCGAGCTGGCCGCGCGCTGGGCGATCGACCCGGCGAGGGATCTGGCGCAGCGCGCGTAG
- a CDS encoding NAD-dependent epimerase/dehydratase family protein, with amino-acid sequence MADAGITVAVTGPTGDVGRAFMRALERSRDVTAVRALGRREIDPASEGWKKTEYLRGSVLDRDAVDELVAGADVVVHLAFAIMGASGADGNEVNLDGSRNVFGAAVRAGARRLVYTSSVAAYGFHDDNPPLLTENVRPRGTDAHSYSKAKAAVERLLSEMTIGTHTDVYTFRPCIVAGPDALMFIGSIPYVQLGDKMPSALWRLLEAVPVLKPVIPDNGISFQLVHHDDVAAALRAATLGRGRPGVYNLAAPGTLTMRDLAEDLGWYAIPVPELAVDVAAEVAARLPFIPEDAQWLNALRVPMLMDTAKAQRELRWRPRYGVRETLRATIAEARASQLLR; translated from the coding sequence ATGGCGGACGCGGGCATCACGGTCGCCGTCACCGGCCCCACGGGGGACGTCGGGCGCGCGTTCATGCGCGCGCTGGAGCGCAGCCGTGACGTGACCGCGGTCCGCGCGCTCGGCCGCCGCGAGATCGACCCGGCGAGCGAGGGCTGGAAGAAGACCGAGTACCTGCGCGGCAGCGTGCTCGACCGCGACGCCGTCGACGAGCTGGTCGCCGGCGCCGACGTCGTCGTCCACCTCGCCTTCGCGATCATGGGCGCCAGCGGCGCGGACGGCAACGAGGTCAACCTCGACGGCTCGCGCAACGTCTTCGGCGCCGCCGTGCGCGCCGGCGCCAGACGGCTCGTCTACACCTCGTCGGTCGCCGCCTACGGCTTTCACGACGACAACCCGCCGCTGCTGACCGAGAACGTCCGCCCGCGCGGGACCGACGCGCACTCCTACTCGAAGGCGAAGGCAGCGGTCGAACGGCTGCTGTCGGAGATGACGATCGGGACGCACACCGACGTCTACACGTTCCGCCCGTGCATCGTCGCCGGCCCCGACGCGCTGATGTTCATCGGCTCGATCCCGTACGTCCAGCTCGGCGACAAGATGCCGTCGGCGCTGTGGCGGCTGCTCGAAGCGGTGCCGGTGCTCAAGCCGGTGATCCCCGACAACGGGATCTCGTTCCAGCTCGTCCACCACGACGACGTCGCCGCCGCCCTGCGCGCCGCGACGCTCGGCAGAGGCAGACCCGGCGTCTACAACCTCGCCGCGCCCGGCACGCTGACGATGCGCGACCTCGCCGAGGACCTCGGCTGGTACGCGATCCCGGTGCCGGAGCTGGCGGTCGACGTCGCCGCCGAGGTCGCGGCGCGGCTGCCGTTCATCCCCGAGGACGCGCAGTGGCTCAACGCGCTGCGCGTGCCGATGCTGATGGACACCGCGAAGGCGCAGAGAGAGCTGAGATGGCGCCCGAGATACGGCGTCCGCGAGACCCTGCGCGCGACGATCGCCGAAGCGCGCGCCTCGCAGCTGCTGCGCTAG
- a CDS encoding NUDIX hydrolase, producing MEPHPGLGPGEEVNAGAATAPRVAASVIVVRGGDSGLEVLLVRRNPAARFMGGVWVFPGGAVDPEDRLESGPEGLDHALRVAALREVAEEAGIQLGGELLLPFSRWITPRHLMTRFDTWFFVTPAPYSAEPQVDGEECVAAQWATPANALAAHRSGQLPLVFPTIKHLEQLQAYSSADQLIEHAYEQEIVPIEPRIVMVRDQPRVLLPGDAGYEAAGQQRTG from the coding sequence ATGGAGCCGCACCCCGGTCTCGGACCCGGCGAAGAGGTCAACGCCGGCGCCGCCACTGCCCCGCGCGTCGCCGCGAGCGTGATCGTCGTGCGCGGCGGCGACAGCGGGCTGGAGGTGCTGCTGGTGCGGCGCAACCCGGCCGCGCGCTTCATGGGCGGCGTGTGGGTCTTCCCCGGTGGCGCGGTCGATCCCGAGGACCGGCTCGAGTCCGGACCGGAAGGCCTCGACCATGCGCTCCGCGTCGCAGCGCTGCGCGAGGTCGCCGAGGAGGCCGGCATCCAGCTCGGCGGCGAGCTGCTGCTCCCCTTCTCGCGCTGGATCACCCCGCGCCACCTGATGACGCGCTTCGACACCTGGTTCTTCGTTACGCCGGCGCCGTACAGCGCCGAGCCGCAGGTCGACGGCGAGGAGTGCGTCGCGGCGCAGTGGGCGACGCCCGCCAACGCGCTCGCCGCGCACCGCTCCGGCCAGCTGCCGCTCGTCTTCCCGACGATCAAGCACCTCGAGCAGCTGCAGGCGTACAGCAGCGCCGACCAGCTGATCGAGCACGCCTACGAGCAGGAGATCGTCCCGATCGAGCCGCGCATCGTGATGGTCAGAGACCAGCCGCGCGTGCTGCTCCCGGGCGACGCGGGCTACGAGGCCGCCGGCCAGCAGAGGACCGGCTAG
- the rd gene encoding rubredoxin, whose product MSATQTSQKWICESCGFIYDPEDGDPDGGIPPGTAFEDIPETWFCPVCGARKRDFVPYED is encoded by the coding sequence ATGAGCGCAACACAGACCTCTCAGAAGTGGATCTGCGAGTCCTGCGGGTTCATCTACGACCCCGAAGACGGCGATCCCGACGGCGGCATCCCGCCCGGAACCGCGTTCGAAGACATCCCGGAGACGTGGTTCTGCCCCGTCTGCGGCGCGCGCAAGCGCGACTTCGTCCCCTACGAGGACTGA
- a CDS encoding type IV toxin-antitoxin system AbiEi family antitoxin domain-containing protein translates to MDPERDTHRDVARLAHDQHGVVSRRQLRHTGWSDTMVRDRTGSGHLLRLHRGVYAVGHVRLRREGRWMAAVLAVPGAVLSHRDAAALHGVRPPHDGAIDVTTTGRGRVARGVRVHRTRTLDPADTTTRAGIPVTSVARTLVDLASVVQPHQLLAALNEAERRRVFDLRAIERNAERLRTRRGGGHAALRAALERLAESGVQLTRQELEERFRALVAEGELPPASLNAAVERFEVDAVWARQRLAVELDGWETHRTRDAFQRDRAKSNALTQAGWRVLRFTYADVVWRPARVAAQIGAVLGEDPA, encoded by the coding sequence ATGGACCCAGAACGCGACACACATCGAGACGTGGCCCGTCTCGCACACGACCAACATGGCGTCGTGTCCCGGCGGCAGCTCCGCCACACCGGCTGGAGCGACACGATGGTGCGGGACCGGACCGGCTCCGGCCACCTGCTGCGGCTGCACCGCGGCGTCTACGCCGTCGGGCATGTCCGCCTGCGGCGGGAAGGGCGGTGGATGGCGGCGGTGCTGGCTGTCCCCGGCGCCGTCCTGAGCCACCGCGACGCCGCGGCACTGCACGGCGTGCGACCACCGCACGACGGCGCGATCGACGTCACGACGACGGGTAGGGGGCGGGTCGCGCGCGGCGTCCGCGTCCATCGCACGCGGACGCTCGATCCCGCCGACACGACCACCCGCGCCGGCATCCCCGTCACCTCGGTCGCGCGCACGCTGGTCGATCTCGCGAGCGTCGTCCAGCCGCACCAGCTGTTGGCGGCGCTCAACGAGGCGGAGCGGCGGAGAGTCTTCGATCTGCGCGCGATCGAGCGGAACGCGGAGCGGCTGCGGACGCGCCGGGGTGGCGGGCACGCGGCGCTGCGCGCGGCGCTCGAACGGCTGGCCGAGAGCGGCGTCCAGCTCACGCGGCAGGAGCTGGAGGAGCGCTTCCGCGCGCTCGTCGCCGAGGGCGAGCTGCCGCCTGCGAGCCTGAACGCCGCCGTCGAGAGATTCGAGGTCGACGCCGTGTGGGCGCGGCAGCGGCTGGCGGTCGAGCTGGACGGTTGGGAGACGCACCGCACGCGCGACGCGTTCCAGCGCGACCGCGCGAAGTCCAACGCGCTCACGCAGGCGGGCTGGCGCGTGCTGCGCTTCACGTACGCCGACGTGGTCTGGCGGCCGGCGCGGGTGGCCGCGCAGATCGGCGCCGTGCTCGGTGAGGATCCAGCCTGA
- a CDS encoding spermidine synthase yields the protein MPVRRIYALTFVGGAASLGGEIAAARLMAPWFGDSTLIWANTIGIVLVALSVGYWLGGKLADRDPDLRHLAYIILAAASLFALLPFVARPFLRVSVDALNSVSAGAFVGSLVAVLVLLAVPMLLLGTISPYVVKLAIRSVDEAGRVTGRLYAISTLGSLFGTFISSLVLIPFLGTRRTFLLFALALAIVATIALGRRFAPAPILIAVLLALPVGTVKAVENGKVIWEKETLYQYAVVIEDDDGERRLELNEGQAVHSVFEPGRWITGNYWDEFLTLPFAARPDARPLRSVAILGNAAGTVARQYGHYFPDTKVDGVEIDGELNEIARSLFDLNERDAPNVRLHTADGRPWLRASDKRFDAIFVDAYRQPYVPFHLATREFFQLVKEHLNPGGVVLVNIGHPESSTALEEVLTATMADVFSTVVRDPSQDVNTIAMATDAQVSPAALRAAVPDLHRDLQPIARATADQIGPRLAGGKVYTDDVAPVEWLIDASIVEVAASGER from the coding sequence GTGCCCGTCCGCCGCATCTACGCCCTCACCTTCGTCGGTGGCGCCGCCTCGCTCGGAGGCGAGATCGCCGCCGCGCGCCTGATGGCGCCGTGGTTCGGCGACTCGACGCTGATCTGGGCGAACACGATCGGCATCGTGCTGGTTGCGCTGTCGGTCGGCTACTGGCTCGGCGGCAAGCTCGCCGACCGCGATCCGGACCTCAGACACCTCGCGTACATCATCCTCGCGGCCGCGTCGCTGTTCGCGCTGCTGCCGTTCGTCGCGCGGCCGTTCCTGCGCGTGTCGGTCGACGCGCTCAACTCGGTCTCGGCGGGCGCCTTCGTCGGCTCGCTCGTCGCCGTCCTGGTGCTGCTCGCGGTGCCGATGCTGCTGCTCGGCACGATCTCGCCGTACGTCGTGAAGCTGGCGATCCGCAGCGTCGACGAGGCCGGGCGCGTCACCGGCCGCCTCTACGCGATCTCGACGCTCGGGTCGCTGTTCGGCACGTTCATCAGCTCGCTCGTGCTGATCCCGTTCCTCGGCACGCGCCGCACGTTCCTGCTGTTCGCGCTCGCGCTGGCGATCGTTGCGACGATCGCGCTCGGGCGCCGCTTCGCGCCGGCGCCGATCCTGATCGCTGTCCTGCTCGCGCTGCCGGTCGGCACCGTCAAGGCGGTCGAGAACGGCAAGGTGATCTGGGAGAAGGAGACGCTCTACCAGTACGCCGTCGTGATCGAGGACGACGACGGCGAACGGCGGCTGGAGCTGAACGAGGGGCAGGCGGTGCACTCGGTCTTCGAGCCGGGCAGATGGATCACCGGCAACTACTGGGACGAGTTCCTGACGCTGCCGTTCGCCGCCCGGCCGGACGCCAGACCGCTGAGATCGGTCGCGATCCTCGGCAACGCCGCCGGAACCGTCGCGCGCCAGTACGGCCACTACTTCCCGGACACGAAGGTGGACGGCGTCGAGATCGACGGCGAGCTGAACGAGATCGCCCGCTCGCTGTTCGACCTCAACGAGCGCGACGCGCCGAACGTCAGACTCCACACCGCCGACGGCCGCCCCTGGCTGCGCGCGAGCGACAAGCGCTTCGACGCGATCTTCGTCGACGCATACCGCCAGCCATACGTGCCGTTCCATCTCGCCACGCGCGAGTTCTTCCAGCTCGTCAAGGAGCACCTCAACCCGGGCGGCGTGGTGCTCGTCAACATCGGCCATCCGGAGTCCTCGACCGCGCTGGAGGAGGTCCTGACCGCGACGATGGCCGACGTCTTCTCGACGGTCGTACGCGACCCGAGCCAGGACGTCAACACGATCGCGATGGCGACCGACGCCCAGGTCTCGCCGGCCGCGCTGCGCGCCGCCGTGCCCGATCTCCACCGTGACCTGCAGCCTATCGCGCGCGCGACCGCCGACCAGATCGGGCCGCGACTCGCGGGCGGCAAGGTCTACACCGACGACGTCGCGCCGGTCGAGTGGCTGATCGACGCCTCGATCGTCGAGGTCGCCGCGAGCGGCGAGCGCTGA
- a CDS encoding PadR family transcriptional regulator, producing the protein MRSTVNLAVLGLVIERPSYGYELSQRFGRRFGDLFAVGRSHIYAALDSLQRDSLIEPLPRPQPVGRRPRQPRVHYRVTADGARTYREWVAEQLRENTQRSQMLARLAVVGAGQTETIDLLLAGYELAARNGGAATAGDGDGEANGDAAERLVLRLLEEERRVMREAQQKWMAFARRELAAFDDDGS; encoded by the coding sequence GTGAGGTCGACGGTCAATCTGGCAGTGCTCGGACTCGTGATCGAGCGTCCGAGCTATGGGTATGAGCTCAGCCAACGCTTCGGGCGTCGCTTCGGCGACCTCTTCGCTGTCGGCCGCTCGCACATCTACGCTGCGCTCGACAGCCTGCAGCGCGACAGCCTGATCGAGCCGCTGCCGCGGCCGCAGCCGGTCGGCCGCCGTCCGCGGCAGCCGCGGGTCCACTACCGCGTCACCGCCGACGGCGCCCGCACCTACCGCGAGTGGGTCGCCGAGCAGCTGCGGGAGAACACGCAGCGGTCGCAGATGCTGGCGCGGCTCGCCGTGGTCGGCGCCGGGCAGACCGAGACGATCGACCTGCTGCTGGCCGGCTACGAGCTCGCGGCGCGCAACGGCGGCGCCGCGACGGCCGGCGACGGCGACGGCGAGGCGAACGGCGACGCGGCGGAGCGGCTCGTGCTGCGGCTGCTGGAGGAGGAGCGGCGCGTCATGCGCGAGGCGCAGCAGAAGTGGATGGCGTTCGCTCGGCGCGAGCTGGCGGCGTTCGACGACGACGGGAGCTGA
- a CDS encoding response regulator transcription factor — MRILVVDDEPAVRTALERALRLDGYEVALAADGQEALDALAGVAPDAVVLDLLMPQVGGVEVCRRLRAAGDRTPVLMLTARDRIADRVSGLDAGADDYLVKPFALEELSARLRALLRRAGADEHDRLRFGDLVLDQAAHEVRRGEREIELTRTEFLLLELLLRHPRQVLPRSVIFEHVWGYDFGSTSNSLEVYVGYLRRKTEAGDEPRLIHTVRGVGYVLRER, encoded by the coding sequence ATGCGGATCCTCGTCGTCGACGACGAGCCGGCGGTGCGGACGGCGCTCGAGCGGGCGCTGCGGCTCGACGGCTACGAGGTCGCCCTCGCGGCGGACGGGCAGGAGGCGCTCGACGCGCTCGCGGGCGTCGCGCCAGACGCTGTCGTGCTCGACCTGCTGATGCCGCAGGTCGGCGGGGTCGAGGTCTGCCGGCGGCTGCGCGCCGCGGGCGACCGCACGCCGGTCCTGATGCTGACCGCGCGCGACCGCATCGCGGACCGCGTGAGCGGCCTCGACGCCGGCGCCGACGACTACCTCGTCAAGCCGTTCGCGCTGGAGGAGCTGTCGGCGCGGCTGCGCGCGCTGCTGCGCCGCGCCGGCGCCGACGAGCACGATCGGCTGCGCTTCGGCGACCTCGTGCTCGACCAGGCCGCGCACGAGGTGCGTCGCGGCGAGCGGGAGATCGAGCTGACGCGGACGGAGTTCCTGCTGCTGGAGCTGCTGCTCCGCCATCCGCGCCAGGTGCTCCCCCGCAGCGTGATCTTCGAGCACGTGTGGGGCTACGACTTCGGCTCGACGTCGAACTCGCTGGAGGTCTACGTCGGCTACCTGCGCCGCAAGACCGAGGCCGGCGACGAGCCGCGGCTGATCCACACGGTCCGCGGCGTCGGCTACGTCCTGCGCGAGCGATGA